In Sandaracinaceae bacterium, the following proteins share a genomic window:
- a CDS encoding FAD-dependent oxidoreductase: protein MNCIVVGGGLAGLASAVWLIEAGHEVTLLEQRGALGGRTVAIPQPEVDDIPDNGQHVFASGYEHLMRYLESIGTRQHVCFPGQMSFRMPGGEVQVSSSHGLAALRPMLGDLPGVTGLDRVRTAMAQARLFSQCLRKPADLDDITADAWFDRLGMPASARKAQWDGIVIGLTGDKPDITSARVPAELLATGIRRAIATRTPVSIGYPTVDLDTLFLRPVHAFFDRHGAVVRTSARVQSVDVDGFRMRGVTLSTGERLAADAVICAVPVWKVRGLLDQVPGHEDIYRACDHLTPVPIVSVNLYLDRSIEMADWGEILYGGEGVLEQVWDRQRMHGRDPSRTWFYSTTVSAAYELVKRSNEEIVDTQMDVLRRYYPAARDARVVHGHVVRMPRSTFAQRPGTAGVRPSQRTQVRGLAIAGDWTRTDWSTTMEGACQSAARAVDAVLADAG from the coding sequence GTGAACTGCATCGTCGTCGGCGGCGGGCTCGCCGGGCTCGCGTCGGCCGTCTGGCTCATCGAAGCCGGACACGAGGTCACGCTGCTCGAGCAGCGCGGCGCGCTGGGCGGTCGCACAGTGGCCATCCCGCAACCCGAGGTGGACGACATCCCAGACAATGGACAGCACGTGTTCGCCAGTGGCTACGAGCACCTGATGCGCTACCTCGAGAGCATCGGCACGCGCCAGCACGTGTGCTTTCCAGGGCAGATGTCGTTTCGCATGCCGGGCGGCGAGGTGCAGGTGTCCTCCTCGCACGGGCTCGCCGCACTGCGGCCCATGCTGGGCGACCTACCGGGCGTGACGGGCCTCGATCGCGTCCGGACCGCCATGGCGCAAGCGCGGCTCTTCTCGCAGTGCCTCCGCAAGCCGGCGGACCTCGACGACATCACGGCGGACGCGTGGTTCGACCGCCTCGGGATGCCCGCGTCGGCGCGCAAGGCCCAATGGGACGGCATCGTCATCGGGCTGACGGGCGACAAGCCCGACATCACCTCCGCCCGCGTGCCCGCCGAGCTGCTGGCCACCGGCATCCGCCGCGCGATCGCGACGCGCACGCCCGTCTCCATCGGCTATCCCACGGTCGACCTGGACACCCTCTTCCTGCGCCCCGTGCATGCGTTCTTCGACCGTCATGGAGCCGTGGTGCGTACGAGCGCTCGGGTGCAGAGCGTGGACGTCGACGGCTTCCGGATGCGTGGCGTGACACTGAGCACTGGTGAGCGTCTTGCGGCGGACGCGGTCATCTGCGCCGTCCCCGTGTGGAAGGTACGGGGCTTGTTGGACCAGGTACCAGGGCACGAGGACATCTATCGCGCGTGCGACCACCTCACCCCCGTCCCCATCGTGAGCGTGAACCTCTACCTCGACCGCTCCATCGAGATGGCCGACTGGGGCGAGATCCTGTACGGGGGCGAGGGGGTGCTGGAGCAAGTCTGGGACCGCCAGCGCATGCACGGGCGCGACCCGTCGCGGACCTGGTTCTACTCGACCACGGTGTCGGCGGCGTACGAGCTCGTGAAGCGCAGCAACGAGGAGATCGTGGACACCCAGATGGACGTGCTGCGCCGCTACTACCCGGCGGCCCGGGACGCCCGCGTGGTGCACGGCCACGTGGTGCGCATGCCCCGCTCCACGTTCGCGCAGCGGCCGGGCACGGCGGGGGTGCGCCCCTCGCAGCGCACACAGGTACGCGGACTGGCGATCGCCGGGGATTGGACCCGCACGGACTGGAGCACCACGATGGAGGGGGCCTGCCAGAGCGCGGCGCGCGCGGTCGACGCCGTGCTCGCAGACGCCGGTTGA
- a CDS encoding MBL fold metallo-hydrolase has product MASSPPKTRRLRRVLVGLLATVAVLLAAFAVLFTRAPLPLGAPRGFDLNLVRTIARGTDEALPSTVGRWVVAKAHYPRGAVAAGWDYVTPITMVFPAFQIAWADRYIVVDAPHERATHDERFGGEDYDQAAYDGVSEALLGAAQIVFTHEHLDHVRGVSRSPHFAELAPRLHLTQQQRDHMPDDAGFDAQQLDTVEGRALTEPTRLAPGVVLIPAPGHTPGSLYVYVALANGQEVLLVGDAVWSHHNLNRAAGRPLALSLWLHEDRAATLDQARSLIMLREAQRTLAVVPAHDDLTVQSYVRDGFLHDGFVEVSATP; this is encoded by the coding sequence ATGGCCAGCTCGCCTCCCAAGACCCGCCGCCTCCGCCGTGTCCTCGTCGGGCTGCTCGCGACCGTCGCGGTCCTGCTCGCCGCGTTCGCGGTGCTCTTCACGCGGGCGCCGCTACCACTGGGGGCGCCGCGCGGCTTCGATCTCAACCTCGTCCGCACCATCGCGCGCGGCACCGACGAAGCCCTGCCCAGCACCGTCGGCCGCTGGGTGGTCGCCAAGGCGCACTACCCGCGCGGCGCCGTGGCCGCCGGGTGGGACTACGTGACGCCCATCACGATGGTGTTCCCGGCCTTCCAGATCGCATGGGCGGACCGCTACATCGTCGTCGACGCCCCACACGAACGCGCGACGCACGACGAGCGCTTCGGCGGTGAGGACTACGATCAGGCGGCGTACGACGGTGTATCCGAAGCCTTGCTTGGCGCCGCACAGATCGTCTTCACGCACGAGCACCTCGACCACGTGCGTGGGGTCTCACGCTCGCCGCACTTCGCCGAGCTGGCCCCGCGCCTGCACCTCACCCAGCAGCAGCGCGACCACATGCCGGACGACGCGGGCTTCGACGCGCAGCAGCTGGACACTGTCGAGGGTCGAGCGCTCACGGAGCCCACACGCCTGGCGCCTGGCGTGGTCCTCATCCCCGCCCCTGGTCACACCCCCGGCAGCCTCTACGTCTACGTGGCGCTCGCCAACGGACAGGAGGTGCTGCTCGTGGGCGACGCTGTCTGGTCTCACCACAACCTCAACCGCGCCGCCGGCCGTCCTCTGGCGCTCTCCCTGTGGCTCCACGAAGACCGCGCAGCCACGCTGGACCAGGCGCGCTCGCTCATCATGCTGCGGGAGGCCCAGCGCACGCTCGCGGTGGTCCCCGCACACGACGACCTCACCGTGCAGAGCTACGTGCGCGACGGCTTCCTGCACGACGGGTTCGTCGAGGTGAGCGCGACCCCCTGA
- a CDS encoding class I SAM-dependent rRNA methyltransferase gives MARPVRLTKPLERVIHEGHPWIYRDALEPHDAQPGDTVTVHDKRGRFVCRGHADSGPIAVRVWTTEDESLARLYSARFSQAFALRERIRPPDSDAYRLVHGEADRMPGCVIDRYADVAVMRLDGDGATALREPLVLAAEPHLRALGIHTLLWRVGRKQQVEVNAAFGQLPTEHVIVRERGTKLVADLQHGQKTGLFLDLRESRHRVRQLSHGLRVLNLYGYTGGFSVAASLGGAAHVTTVDIAPEAVKLTADTYAANDLGGAAHEAVTSDVPPYLDGLPSDATFDLVVCDPPSFAPSERALPAALDSYRGLHERCMRRVVRGGLYLAASCSSHVDRAAFEETLREGARRARRVVQVLERSDAPADHPRLLGFPEFDYLKVSLCRVL, from the coding sequence ATGGCGCGGCCGGTACGACTCACCAAGCCCCTCGAGCGGGTCATCCACGAAGGGCACCCGTGGATCTACCGCGACGCGCTCGAGCCGCACGACGCGCAGCCGGGTGACACGGTCACGGTGCACGACAAGCGCGGGCGCTTCGTGTGCCGCGGACACGCCGACAGCGGTCCCATCGCGGTGCGCGTGTGGACCACCGAGGACGAGTCGCTGGCGCGTCTGTACTCCGCGCGCTTCTCCCAGGCCTTCGCGCTCCGCGAGCGGATCCGCCCCCCGGACAGCGACGCGTACCGGCTGGTTCACGGCGAGGCCGACCGCATGCCTGGCTGCGTGATCGATCGCTATGCCGACGTGGCCGTGATGCGTCTGGACGGAGACGGCGCGACGGCGCTGCGCGAGCCCCTGGTGCTGGCGGCGGAGCCGCACCTGCGCGCGCTGGGCATCCACACCTTGTTGTGGCGCGTGGGTCGGAAGCAGCAGGTGGAGGTCAACGCGGCCTTCGGTCAGCTGCCTACCGAGCACGTCATCGTGCGCGAGCGTGGCACCAAGCTGGTGGCAGACCTGCAGCACGGTCAGAAGACGGGGCTGTTCCTCGACCTGCGCGAGAGCCGCCATCGGGTCCGGCAGCTGAGCCACGGGCTGCGCGTGTTGAACCTCTACGGGTACACGGGCGGGTTCTCGGTGGCCGCCAGCCTGGGCGGCGCCGCGCACGTCACCACCGTCGACATCGCGCCCGAGGCCGTGAAGCTCACCGCCGACACGTACGCGGCCAACGACCTCGGCGGCGCGGCGCACGAGGCCGTGACCAGTGACGTCCCCCCGTACCTCGACGGGCTTCCGAGCGACGCCACCTTCGACTTGGTGGTGTGCGATCCTCCCAGCTTCGCGCCCAGCGAGCGTGCCTTGCCGGCGGCCCTCGACAGCTACCGGGGCCTGCACGAGCGCTGCATGCGACGCGTGGTGCGCGGCGGCTTGTACCTGGCCGCGTCCTGCTCCAGCCACGTGGACCGCGCGGCTTTCGAGGAGACGCTGCGCGAGGGCGCACGCCGCGCTAGGCGTGTGGTGCAGGTCCTCGAGCGCTCCGACGCGCCCGCCGACCACCCGCGCCTGCTGGGCTTCCCCGAGTTCGACTACTTGAAGGTCAGCCTGTGTCGGGTGCTCTGA
- a CDS encoding PPC domain-containing protein yields MHHHSLRTLLHTASRRTRARRPIRSFPGWLLLASAGLALGCHAGGAGLEPRYVAVHNAMTAMGLAQTGAISEGSLDAGEEVRLEVELSGGQCYTFVALGGSGTRDMGVQILSEAGDELGRDLTHDRQAAAQACPDRAGTYQVVVTMVAGHGSYLLTSWSGAPAVARGGSGGGGQRGSAGGGCADPQSIGIGETVRGDTTGGPTMMQGSCVQSGNSPEHVYSFVVTERAMIDIALESAFDGALYLMTDCGSNELACNDDSPDTSHSRLHVTLDPGTYYVAVDGYGSPSQGAYSLSIQARAMQDVAQVCAAAPPMTPGVPVRGDTTGSADYFQATCAGGAHSPDNVYRLSVAQPSRVRLRQSSPGHDGAIYVRSTCDAASTELLCNDDHGTTAASMVTGVLQPGEYFVFSDGYSGGQSQAAGSYELVADLAPLTGGQANGDTCAAPLPSQTGNLAVDTFQAADDLAGTCGGQGAPDIVMALNVAARSRLRVNALNSEFNGVVYVRGGQCAVATGEVACQPIAPGGPGLDTVLAPGTYHLVVDGMDPSSFGQADFDVQLEDLVAMERMCRAATRIVPGRTVNGTTVGEQDNFQASCAGNAASPDRVYQLRLTRRMTVRAHMTTTDFDGALHIRRDCPDASTEVACNDDFDGQRQSLIETTLDAGTYFIVVDGFSRNNQGSYSLRVDTTRP; encoded by the coding sequence ATGCACCATCACTCCCTCCGAACCCTCCTCCACACGGCCTCGCGACGCACGCGAGCCAGGCGCCCCATTCGCTCTTTCCCGGGCTGGCTCCTGCTGGCGTCCGCTGGTCTTGCGCTGGGTTGCCACGCGGGTGGGGCCGGGCTCGAGCCGCGCTACGTCGCGGTCCACAACGCCATGACCGCCATGGGGCTGGCGCAGACGGGCGCCATCAGCGAGGGCTCGCTCGACGCTGGCGAGGAGGTCCGACTCGAGGTCGAGCTGAGCGGTGGCCAGTGCTACACGTTCGTTGCGCTCGGCGGCTCGGGCACACGTGACATGGGTGTGCAGATCCTCTCGGAGGCGGGCGACGAGCTCGGGCGCGACCTGACGCACGACCGTCAGGCGGCAGCCCAGGCCTGCCCCGATCGCGCAGGGACCTATCAGGTCGTGGTCACCATGGTGGCGGGTCACGGCAGCTACCTGCTCACCTCGTGGTCTGGTGCGCCAGCCGTCGCGCGCGGTGGCAGCGGAGGCGGCGGCCAGCGCGGGTCTGCCGGTGGCGGGTGCGCCGACCCGCAGTCCATCGGAATCGGTGAGACCGTGCGTGGCGACACCACGGGCGGCCCCACGATGATGCAGGGCAGTTGCGTGCAGAGCGGCAACTCCCCCGAGCACGTGTACTCCTTCGTCGTGACGGAGCGCGCCATGATCGACATCGCGCTCGAGTCGGCCTTCGACGGGGCGCTGTACCTGATGACCGACTGCGGCTCGAACGAGCTGGCGTGCAACGACGACAGCCCCGACACGAGCCACTCGCGCTTGCACGTGACGCTGGACCCAGGGACCTACTACGTGGCGGTCGACGGCTACGGGTCGCCCAGCCAGGGCGCCTACTCGCTCTCCATCCAGGCGCGCGCCATGCAGGACGTCGCCCAGGTGTGCGCAGCCGCCCCGCCGATGACCCCGGGCGTGCCGGTGCGCGGCGACACGACCGGGAGCGCCGATTACTTCCAGGCCACGTGCGCGGGCGGCGCGCACTCGCCCGACAACGTCTACCGCCTCAGCGTCGCGCAGCCTTCGCGCGTGCGCCTGCGTCAGTCTTCGCCGGGGCACGATGGCGCCATCTACGTGCGCTCCACCTGCGACGCCGCGTCCACCGAGCTGCTCTGCAACGACGACCACGGCACCACGGCGGCGTCGATGGTCACGGGGGTGCTGCAGCCGGGTGAGTACTTCGTGTTCTCCGACGGCTACAGCGGTGGTCAGTCGCAGGCGGCTGGGAGCTACGAGCTGGTGGCCGACCTCGCGCCGCTGACCGGCGGCCAGGCGAACGGCGACACCTGCGCGGCTCCGCTTCCGTCGCAGACGGGCAACCTCGCGGTGGACACGTTCCAGGCGGCCGACGATCTGGCGGGGACCTGCGGCGGCCAGGGCGCGCCGGACATCGTCATGGCGCTCAACGTGGCCGCCCGCTCACGGCTGCGCGTCAACGCGCTCAACAGCGAGTTCAACGGGGTGGTCTACGTGCGGGGCGGCCAGTGCGCCGTCGCGACCGGCGAGGTCGCGTGTCAGCCGATCGCTCCTGGCGGGCCTGGCCTGGACACGGTCCTCGCCCCGGGCACGTACCACCTGGTGGTGGACGGCATGGATCCGAGCAGCTTCGGCCAGGCGGACTTCGACGTGCAGCTCGAGGATCTGGTCGCCATGGAGCGCATGTGCCGCGCGGCCACGCGCATCGTCCCGGGCCGCACCGTGAACGGGACGACCGTGGGTGAGCAGGACAATTTTCAGGCCAGCTGCGCCGGCAACGCCGCCAGCCCGGACCGCGTGTACCAGCTGCGCCTGACACGCCGCATGACCGTGCGCGCGCACATGACCACCACCGACTTCGACGGAGCGCTGCACATCCGCCGCGACTGCCCGGACGCCAGCACGGAGGTGGCCTGCAACGACGACTTCGACGGTCAGCGTCAGTCGTTGATCGAGACCACGCTCGACGCGGGCACGTACTTCATCGTCGTGGACGGCTTCAGCCGCAACAACCAGGGCAGCTACAGCTTGCGTGTGGACACGACGCGCCCCTGA
- the yacG gene encoding DNA gyrase inhibitor YacG: MVSEPVCAVCKKPVPRPERGKLGDFPFCSARCKAVDLSRWLDGDYAIPDDGWSDALAFEPDEQ, encoded by the coding sequence ATGGTGTCCGAGCCCGTCTGCGCCGTGTGCAAGAAGCCTGTCCCTCGCCCCGAACGGGGGAAGCTCGGAGACTTCCCCTTCTGCTCGGCACGCTGCAAGGCGGTGGACCTCAGCCGCTGGCTCGACGGCGACTACGCCATCCCAGACGACGGGTGGAGCGACGCGCTCGCGTTCGAGCCCGACGAGCAGTGA
- a CDS encoding VOC family protein, translated as MRYLHCMLRVRDLDAALRFFVDQLGLVEARRREHDAGRFTLVFLRTPADASAGDEAPEIELTYNWDQAEPYETGRFFGHLAFEVDDIYATCTRLMDAGVTLNRPPRDGRMAFIKSPDGHSVELLQRGAALPARAPFDQLPNEGSW; from the coding sequence ATGCGATACCTGCACTGCATGCTGCGCGTGCGCGATCTGGACGCGGCGCTCCGATTCTTCGTCGATCAACTGGGACTCGTCGAGGCCCGCCGCAGAGAGCACGACGCTGGTCGATTCACGCTCGTGTTCCTGCGCACGCCCGCCGACGCGAGCGCCGGTGACGAAGCGCCCGAGATCGAGTTGACCTACAACTGGGACCAAGCAGAGCCCTACGAGACAGGGCGCTTCTTCGGGCACCTCGCGTTCGAGGTCGACGACATTTACGCGACCTGCACGCGGCTGATGGACGCGGGGGTGACCCTCAACCGCCCTCCTCGAGACGGTCGTATGGCGTTCATCAAGTCACCTGACGGGCACTCGGTGGAGCTGCTGCAGCGGGGCGCAGCGCTCCCCGCGCGCGCACCGTTCGATCAGCTACCGAACGAGGGGAGCTGGTAG